Proteins from a single region of Chitinibacter bivalviorum:
- a CDS encoding polyprenyl synthetase family protein, which produces MATDSVIDFKVWMSQVQVQMEIALDRYLPASTHIPERLHDAMRYSVLDGGKRVRPLLAFAAGALVDADPARLEAAGAALEMIHAYSLVHDDMPAMDNDVLRRGKPTVHVAFGEATALLAGDALQTAAFDVLSATTLTDSPSDQLKMINILARASGSLGMCGGQGIDLYSVGQELTLPELEMMHILKTGALIRAAVLLGSYCGTPLSDEARNALDHYAKCVGLAFQVVDDILDCEADSATLGKTAGKDAANNKPTYVALLGMKGAKEKAEELKQAAFDALAPFGEKAKLLHALAGYIVDRKY; this is translated from the coding sequence ATGGCGACAGATTCCGTAATCGATTTCAAAGTTTGGATGAGCCAAGTTCAAGTGCAAATGGAAATTGCGCTTGATCGCTACTTGCCAGCCAGCACCCATATCCCCGAACGTCTGCACGACGCGATGCGCTATAGCGTACTTGACGGCGGTAAACGCGTTCGCCCTTTACTGGCCTTCGCAGCAGGCGCACTCGTCGATGCCGATCCTGCACGCTTGGAAGCGGCCGGTGCGGCGCTGGAAATGATTCATGCTTACTCGCTGGTGCATGACGATATGCCCGCGATGGACAACGATGTCTTGCGCCGTGGTAAACCTACTGTGCACGTAGCGTTTGGCGAGGCCACCGCACTGCTGGCTGGGGATGCCTTGCAAACTGCCGCGTTTGATGTTTTAAGCGCGACGACCTTGACAGATTCGCCGAGCGATCAGTTGAAAATGATCAATATCTTGGCGCGCGCATCGGGTAGTTTGGGGATGTGCGGCGGGCAGGGGATTGATCTGTATAGCGTTGGGCAAGAATTAACGCTGCCCGAGCTGGAAATGATGCATATTCTGAAAACCGGTGCCTTGATCCGTGCGGCGGTGTTGCTGGGCTCGTATTGCGGTACGCCACTGAGCGATGAAGCGCGTAATGCGCTTGATCATTACGCCAAATGCGTCGGGCTGGCGTTTCAGGTGGTGGACGACATTCTCGATTGCGAAGCCGATTCGGCAACGCTGGGCAAAACGGCAGGGAAAGATGCCGCCAATAATAAGCCTACGTATGTGGCTTTGCTCGGTATGAAAGGCGCGAAAGAAAAGGCTGAAGAGCTGAAACAGGCGGCGTTTGATGCGCTTGCGCCATTTGGTGAAAAAGCAAAATTACTACATGCCCTAGCTGGGTATATTGTTGATCGTAAATATTGA
- a CDS encoding ABC transporter ATP-binding protein, whose product MGALAIKNVTKSFGDTDILKGINIDIEAGEFLILVGPSGCGKSTLMNIIAGLEQPTSGEVHIADRLVNNVAPKDRDIAMVFQSYALYPTMNVRQNIAFGMETRGVPKAEQNEIIARVAKMLQMDHLLDRKPSALSGGQRQRVAMGRALARDPKLFLFDEPLSNLDAKLRVEMRVEIKQLHQRLKTTIVYVTHDQIEAMTLGDKIAVMKDGIIQQFGSPQDIYERPSNMFVASFIGSPSMNFIPCHLVQQGEQIGVTLQGNGVPLFVALNNRPELKDRIGQKVVLGVRPEQWDVAESEHALQCQVKITEPTGPDTMVYSEVNGVEMIARIHPRAATGPGTSLPLILDVKKAVVFDPETELRIA is encoded by the coding sequence ATGGGCGCTTTAGCCATCAAAAACGTCACCAAAAGTTTTGGCGATACAGATATTTTGAAAGGCATCAATATTGATATTGAAGCCGGTGAGTTTTTAATCTTGGTCGGGCCTTCAGGCTGCGGCAAATCAACGCTGATGAACATCATCGCTGGCTTGGAGCAACCGACCAGTGGTGAAGTGCATATCGCAGATCGCCTCGTGAATAATGTTGCACCGAAAGATCGCGACATCGCAATGGTGTTCCAAAGTTACGCCTTGTACCCCACGATGAATGTACGGCAAAACATTGCTTTCGGCATGGAAACCCGCGGCGTTCCCAAGGCTGAGCAAAACGAGATCATTGCCCGTGTCGCCAAGATGCTGCAGATGGATCATCTACTCGATCGTAAACCATCGGCGCTGTCAGGTGGCCAGCGTCAGCGCGTGGCGATGGGTCGAGCTTTAGCGCGTGACCCCAAGTTATTCCTGTTTGACGAGCCCTTATCAAATCTGGATGCCAAGCTGCGCGTGGAAATGCGCGTCGAGATCAAACAACTGCATCAACGCCTGAAAACCACAATTGTGTATGTGACGCACGATCAGATTGAAGCGATGACCTTGGGCGACAAAATCGCCGTGATGAAAGATGGCATCATCCAGCAATTTGGCTCACCGCAAGACATCTACGAGCGCCCATCGAATATGTTTGTCGCCAGCTTTATTGGCTCACCATCGATGAACTTTATCCCTTGCCACTTGGTGCAGCAGGGTGAGCAAATCGGTGTGACTTTGCAAGGCAATGGCGTGCCGCTGTTTGTGGCGCTGAATAATCGCCCTGAGTTGAAAGATCGCATCGGCCAAAAAGTGGTGCTGGGTGTGCGCCCCGAGCAATGGGATGTGGCCGAGAGTGAACATGCGCTGCAATGCCAAGTCAAAATCACCGAGCCGACCGGCCCAGATACTATGGTTTACAGCGAAGTGAACGGCGTAGAAATGATTGCCCGCATCCATCCACGCGCCGCAACTGGCCCGGGTACATCGTTGCCACTGATACTGGATGTGAAAAAAGCCGTGGTTTTCGATCCTGAGACCGAGCTACGCATTGCCTAA
- a CDS encoding VOC family protein, giving the protein MRPRLNLILLGVADIAKSTAFYEALGWPKARTSHAEFVKFDLGGVVLALQSRSHFAQDSNSAEVENHGFAGFALAYIAHSADEVGQVLADAERLGAQIVKPATANNWGIAGYFRDLDGHLFEVCYEDGWIFDEHDNLVV; this is encoded by the coding sequence ATGCGCCCTCGACTGAATTTAATTTTGCTCGGCGTAGCCGATATTGCCAAATCAACGGCCTTTTACGAAGCACTTGGCTGGCCCAAAGCGCGCACGAGCCATGCCGAGTTTGTGAAATTTGATCTAGGCGGCGTAGTGCTGGCGCTGCAATCTCGAAGCCATTTTGCTCAAGACAGTAATTCAGCCGAAGTTGAAAATCACGGTTTTGCGGGCTTTGCGCTGGCGTATATTGCCCACTCGGCCGACGAAGTGGGGCAAGTATTGGCTGATGCGGAACGCCTCGGCGCGCAGATCGTGAAACCCGCTACGGCCAATAATTGGGGCATTGCAGGTTACTTTCGCGATCTGGATGGACATTTATTCGAGGTGTGTTATGAAGATGGCTGGATTTTCGACGAACACGATAATTTAGTTGTCTAA
- a CDS encoding c-type cytochrome, whose amino-acid sequence MGGSNATASKGVAGMILAALIGVPLVVYLLIKLFTSGMATNLTSTTMTNEAVSARLQPVGAVKIVEGGAPGSRSGKSVFEGICISCHGAGLAGAPKFGDAAAWGPRIAQGYDTLVKHALGGFKAMPAKGGAADLTDDEVKRAVAYMGNAGGAKFEEPKVAGAAAGAAVDPNTKGKEIYASTCVACHGSGAAGAPKFGDKAAWAPRLKDGVDAAIAIGVKGLNAMPPKGGYSGSDDEFKAAATYMINNSK is encoded by the coding sequence ATGGGCGGATCCAACGCGACTGCGTCGAAGGGCGTTGCTGGTATGATTCTGGCGGCTTTGATTGGCGTGCCATTGGTTGTTTATTTGCTGATTAAGTTATTTACGTCTGGTATGGCAACAAACCTGACGAGTACCACAATGACCAACGAAGCAGTTTCTGCCCGTTTGCAGCCAGTCGGTGCTGTGAAAATTGTAGAAGGTGGTGCACCTGGTTCTCGTAGTGGTAAAAGTGTATTTGAAGGTATCTGTATTTCCTGTCACGGCGCAGGCTTGGCTGGCGCACCCAAATTTGGTGATGCAGCTGCTTGGGGTCCTCGTATTGCTCAAGGTTACGATACGCTGGTAAAACACGCGTTGGGTGGTTTTAAAGCGATGCCTGCTAAAGGTGGTGCTGCGGATCTAACGGATGATGAAGTTAAACGCGCAGTGGCTTATATGGGCAATGCAGGTGGTGCTAAATTTGAAGAGCCAAAAGTAGCGGGTGCAGCAGCAGGTGCTGCGGTTGATCCAAATACCAAAGGTAAAGAAATTTATGCTTCAACCTGTGTAGCCTGTCATGGCAGTGGTGCAGCGGGTGCGCCTAAATTTGGCGATAAAGCTGCTTGGGCTCCACGCTTGAAAGATGGTGTTGATGCTGCGATTGCAATTGGTGTCAAAGGTCTGAATGCAATGCCACCAAAAGGTGGTTACAGTGGTTCGGATGATGAATTCAAAGCCGCAGCTACATATATGATCAACAACTCTAAATAA
- a CDS encoding isomerizing glutamine--fructose-6-phosphate transaminase yields the protein MNTLIGAVSQHHAGALLSRALSHLPENPYFFGLAYNLADDIDVYRSNSYPQNTPTFNVGLACASLYKHNSSPILFRDRLTISLTGCIENTEALQNKLRSLGYEQVIKSHEELIATLIDWYDRVHKDLNMAFQLALSEAQGFFAVAAFKRARHDFLLCGSRGPSLYLGQGSDGSYFSTDPALIRERASLLIELKDGEFAELNSQHIACFNADGKAIKKDPVPAHAAGYFAHHMLADIETQPRVLAELVRHYQNDTLADYLTELGCGHQFERVLMLASGSSHHAATSARYWIEQIAGLPVQVEYGSEYRFLPNILQANTLLIAISQSGETADTIASLRHAIQLGHHHTLAITNQADSTLAKLAAHQIGQHAGKEIGATSTKTFTTQLMCLYFVALKLAQGKHISTASADRELQLLPRAVADTLKLSIPLKNWALQLAKVSNLFMVGRNAHFPIALEAAQKMKEVAYLHAEGYLGGELKHGPVTLIDRTVPVIACLPWDLMAEKTLANLQEVRARQGELFVLSDVGLSSSDGFNFIHMPQKLPHLNPILYTVAFQLLSYFTALTRGNNVDSPRNISKTIDIE from the coding sequence ATGAATACGCTGATCGGCGCGGTATCGCAACATCACGCAGGGGCTCTACTGAGTCGGGCGCTGTCACACCTACCCGAAAACCCCTATTTTTTTGGCCTTGCCTACAATCTGGCTGACGATATTGATGTCTACCGTAGCAATAGCTACCCGCAGAACACGCCCACTTTTAATGTCGGCTTGGCCTGCGCCAGTCTGTACAAACACAATAGCAGCCCCATCCTCTTTCGGGATCGACTGACCATTTCTCTGACGGGTTGCATCGAAAATACCGAAGCGCTTCAAAACAAACTGCGCTCACTCGGTTACGAGCAAGTCATCAAATCGCACGAAGAACTCATCGCCACATTGATCGATTGGTATGACCGCGTGCATAAAGATTTGAATATGGCATTTCAATTGGCGCTGAGCGAAGCACAAGGTTTTTTTGCAGTCGCGGCATTTAAGCGTGCTCGCCATGATTTTTTGCTGTGCGGATCACGTGGCCCGAGTCTTTATTTAGGCCAGGGTAGTGATGGCTCTTATTTTTCAACGGACCCCGCGTTAATCCGTGAACGTGCATCCTTGCTCATTGAATTAAAAGACGGCGAATTTGCCGAACTCAACAGTCAGCACATTGCCTGCTTTAACGCTGACGGCAAAGCCATCAAAAAAGATCCAGTCCCAGCCCATGCCGCCGGATACTTCGCCCATCATATGCTGGCCGATATAGAAACCCAACCGCGTGTATTGGCAGAATTAGTCCGGCATTATCAAAATGACACCCTGGCCGATTACCTAACTGAACTTGGATGCGGGCATCAATTTGAGCGCGTACTGATGCTCGCCAGTGGCTCAAGTCACCACGCGGCCACAAGCGCACGGTATTGGATAGAACAAATTGCCGGACTTCCCGTTCAGGTGGAATACGGTAGCGAATATCGATTTTTGCCCAATATATTACAAGCTAATACTTTGCTTATTGCCATATCCCAATCGGGCGAGACTGCCGACACAATCGCCTCGTTAAGACACGCCATTCAATTGGGGCATCATCACACCTTGGCAATTACCAATCAGGCCGATAGCACACTTGCTAAACTTGCCGCCCATCAAATTGGTCAACATGCAGGCAAAGAAATAGGGGCCACGTCCACCAAGACCTTTACGACTCAATTGATGTGCCTTTATTTTGTAGCGCTCAAACTCGCCCAAGGGAAACACATCAGCACCGCCAGTGCTGATAGAGAATTGCAGCTATTGCCAAGAGCCGTTGCGGATACGCTCAAGCTGAGCATTCCCCTTAAAAATTGGGCTTTGCAATTGGCTAAGGTCAGCAACTTATTCATGGTTGGGCGCAACGCTCACTTCCCTATCGCGCTAGAGGCGGCCCAGAAAATGAAAGAGGTGGCCTATTTGCACGCAGAGGGCTATTTAGGGGGAGAATTAAAGCATGGGCCAGTCACGCTGATTGATCGCACAGTACCGGTTATTGCCTGCTTACCTTGGGATTTAATGGCGGAAAAGACGCTAGCCAATTTACAAGAGGTACGCGCTCGCCAAGGCGAACTTTTTGTACTAAGTGATGTGGGATTAAGCTCGAGTGATGGCTTTAATTTCATCCACATGCCACAGAAACTACCCCACCTAAATCCAATTTTATACACCGTGGCATTTCAACTATTAAGTTATTTCACAGCCTTAACACGCGGGAATAATGTGGACTCACCTCGCAACATTAGCAAAACGATCGACATCGAATAA
- a CDS encoding exodeoxyribonuclease VII small subunit, with the protein MAKAAAKPNLPESYEAGVAELDALIAQMEGGQLPLEASLAAYQRGTELLRFCESKLAAAEQQVKILEAGELKAMPDAGA; encoded by the coding sequence ATGGCCAAAGCTGCTGCAAAACCCAATTTGCCCGAAAGTTATGAGGCTGGCGTTGCCGAGCTCGACGCGCTGATTGCGCAAATGGAAGGCGGCCAATTGCCGCTCGAAGCCAGTTTGGCGGCCTATCAGCGTGGCACCGAGTTACTGCGCTTTTGCGAGAGCAAGCTTGCCGCTGCTGAGCAACAAGTCAAAATACTAGAGGCAGGCGAGCTCAAAGCCATGCCCGATGCTGGAGCGTAA
- a CDS encoding beta-1,6-N-acetylglucosaminyltransferase, with protein MISLAYLILAHAHPKQIGRLVQRLHADHVRFYLHIDANTPNEVYQAIEAAMPAQANVTFIQRRACRWGGFSLVAASLDLLRAAQVDGFDWAILLSGQDYPLKSNSFIADYLANTSAKGFIESKPDFDVRYRYQAWHWERINGKPLGKLVQKIQRGLNACGLRRTLPAPITQVCAGSQWWMLSQEAVAEIFAILDQHPKIEAFFSQTLVPDEMFFQTILHHSPIASQISWQSLRYLEWQAGAWSPRTFEKQDLDLLQQRTELFARKFAADGELTQMLDEHSKS; from the coding sequence ATGATTTCTCTGGCCTATTTGATTCTGGCTCATGCTCACCCAAAACAAATTGGCCGGCTCGTGCAGCGTTTGCATGCCGATCACGTTAGATTTTACCTCCACATCGATGCCAATACGCCCAATGAGGTCTATCAGGCTATTGAAGCCGCAATGCCAGCGCAGGCCAATGTGACCTTTATTCAGCGTCGCGCGTGTCGCTGGGGCGGGTTTTCACTGGTGGCAGCCAGTCTGGATTTGTTACGCGCAGCACAAGTTGACGGCTTTGATTGGGCGATATTGCTGTCGGGCCAAGATTATCCGCTCAAAAGTAATAGTTTCATTGCAGACTACTTAGCCAATACCTCGGCCAAAGGCTTTATTGAATCGAAACCTGATTTTGATGTGCGCTATCGTTATCAGGCCTGGCACTGGGAGCGCATCAATGGCAAACCATTGGGCAAATTAGTGCAAAAAATCCAGCGCGGACTTAATGCCTGCGGCCTGCGTCGTACATTACCCGCCCCAATCACGCAAGTTTGCGCTGGCTCGCAGTGGTGGATGCTGTCACAGGAAGCGGTGGCCGAGATTTTTGCAATATTAGATCAGCACCCAAAGATAGAGGCTTTCTTTAGTCAAACCTTGGTGCCCGATGAGATGTTCTTTCAAACCATTTTGCATCATTCACCGATTGCATCGCAGATCAGTTGGCAATCGCTGCGCTATTTAGAATGGCAAGCTGGTGCATGGTCACCACGCACATTTGAAAAGCAGGATCTGGATTTATTGCAGCAACGCACTGAGCTATTTGCGCGCAAGTTTGCCGCCGATGGCGAGTTGACTCAAATGCTCGACGAGCACAGCAAGTCATAA